Sequence from the Trichomycterus rosablanca isolate fTriRos1 chromosome 10, fTriRos1.hap1, whole genome shotgun sequence genome:
gcagCTTAACAATGATCAGTGCAGAGGAAGTTTGAAGAGGCTAAATGCCCCCTTTTTAATTGGTGATTCAGCTGGTGTTTTTTCGTTGATGATGACAAAATGACAACCCAGGTATAAATATGCTCATTCAAATTTCTAATCAAAAATGGCTTTGGCATTGTTAGTTACATTACTCACAATCGCTGgatgtttttacttttgtgcCAATTAAAATCCTCTTAAGCAACTGCAGTCAAGTCTGAAATTAAACTTTGCCATCACTGTTTAATAGGTATAATTATGCAATTTCTTAAATAGAACAATGAGAACATTAAACTTAATAGCAAACAGGGCAAAACATCTAACTCAGTAACAGATGGTGCATCAAACAAAAAGTGCCCCAGAGGCTTCAAATAAAGAAAAGTTATTTCTTTACGCAACCATTGCAGTTCAGGCCACAATGCAGTCTCCTGGTGTCAGTGGTATAGCTTAGTGTTACTCATGTGTATGCATTCTGTCTGTGTATCCATACAGTTGATGGTGGCTGGGGCCCATGGTCACCCTGGGCAAGCTgctctgcaacatgtggtggtGGCCTGAAAAGTCGTGAGAGAGAGTGTAATAGCCCCACTCCACAACATGGGGGCAGAAAGTGTATGGGAGATTCTCTTGAAAATGAAGTGTGCAACAAACAAGAATGCCCTATCAGTAAGCATCTCTTCTGtgctaatttaatttaaagtgcTTAGTGTATTGTAAACTATATAAACCTAAACATATTTTGATTTGAAAAGAGAAGACATGAATGTATTGGGTTGTTCCATCAGATGGCTGCCTATCAAACCCATGCTTTGCTGCAGTGGAGTGCAACACTGCTGTCGATGGTTCCTGGGGATGCGGACCATGTCCAGTGGGCTATCGTGGCAATGGAACCTTCTGTGAAGATGTAAATGAGGTAAGTAGATGATATCATGCTAAGCAAAACTACAGTTTTTTATACATAGACAAGACATGCAATGTTGACAAAACTGTTTAAATGTTTGAAGCTGAATATTTTTAACGTGTTTAACCAATGGAATTCACTTTTAGCCACACGCAGACACTCGTTTTCTgtcacctttatttattttttctggttCACTGAGCCTAGACCATCCACAGACAGTATTCTGTTTAATTAACATGTAATTCATTGTTAGCACAAAAATCCTATTACTAGTTACTAATTACTATTATGATAGCTGTAGAGCACCAGACCACGCTAGTGGCACTGCTAGGATTTGAATCTGGTCTCACTGGTGCCTTCCTAGTCTAATGctctacagacacaattggcagtgtcaGAGAAAGTAAAGGGCCGTATGGGATATCACCTTGTTGCCGTTACAACATCGAGTTCAAGATATCAACTTGAGTGGCAGAgaaatataagataagataagataagataagataagactttattgatcccgaaggaaattgcagtgtcacagtactatacaaattacacaattacagttacaatttacaaattacaGTACAAGTTACACAAGGgaagacagacaaaaaacaacacaattaaacataaaaGGGCATAAGCAAATAGACAGGACATTATCATAAGCAGCCGCATACATATTATTGCACTAAgagaaaaatatattattttacaaaagtaTATTGCTCTAAGAGAGATAAGATATTGCACTGCAAAAGAAAATCAACACTGTTCGGGTGGCAGGAGATCCGTAGTGTTCCTGGAATGGGGAGAATCATTGTAGAGTCTTACTGCAGTGGGAAGAAAAGATCTCACACGGCGCTCTTTAGTACAGCGAAGCTGTATCAGTCTACCACTGAACGTGCTTCTCTGTTTCTCCACTGTAGTGTGCAGGGGGTGTGATGTATTGTCCATAATAGAAAGCAGCTTATTGAGTGACCGTTTTTTTGCTACCTTATCCAGAGTGTCCAATTTGACTCCAACAACAGAGCCAGCCTTCttaattagtttgtttattttgttttttgcacTTTTGTTGATGTTGTTGCCCCAGCACACAACAGCATACAATAAGGCACTAGCAACAACAGACTGGTAGAATGTCCAAAGGAGTTTAGTGCACACTCCAAAGGACCTCAGTTTCCTCAGAAAGTACAAACGACTCTGTCCTTTCTTGAACACTGCACAGGTATtaaaactccagtccagtttgttgtccAAGTGCACACCCAGGTACTTGTAAGTGTCAACCACCTCCACTTCCGCTCCATTGATAGTGACTGGTGCCAGGGGAGGTCTGAGTTTCCTgaagtccaccaccatctcctTTGTCTTACTGATGTTGAGCTGCAGTTTGTTCAGTGTACACCAGTCAACAAAGTCTGAAACCAGCTTCCTGTATTCCGCCTCCTGCCCATTCCTGATACACCCCACGATGGCCGTGTAATCTGAGAATTTCTGCAGATGGCATGTGCCAGAGTTGTATCTGAAATCTGAGGTGTAGATGTTAAACAGGAACGGTGCTAATACAGTCCCCTGGGGAGCCCCCATACTGCACATGGCCATGTCAGAAACACAGCCCTGCAGTCGCACAAACTGGGGTCGACCAGTCAGGTAGTCCATTACCCAAGAGATGATAGACCCATCCACCTTCATCTGCCGAAGTTTCTCCCCAAGTAAGACAGGCTGTAGGGTGTTGAACGCACTGGAGAAATCAAAAAACATAATCCTCACAGTGCTGCCTGTAGTGTCTAGATGGGAGTACATTCTGTCCAGCAGATAGATAACAGCATCATCCACTCCAATGCTGTCCTGATATGCAAACTGCAGGGGGTCCAGGTCAGCTCCTACCAGTGATCTCAGGTGGCCCAGCATCAGTCTTTCCAGTGTCTTCATCAGGTGGGAGGTCAGAGCAACAGGACGATAGTCATTTAGTGCCACTGGTTGCTTCTTCTTGGGGACAGGAACCACACAAGAAGTTTTCCACCCGAGTGGGACCTTTCCTAGGCTGCAGCTCAGGTTGAAGATGTGCTGAAGGACTCCACACAGCTGCTCAGCACATAGTTTTAATACCTTAGGCTGAATGCCATCCGGTCCAGCCGCTTTACACTGCTTGAGTTTCTTCAGCTCTTTCTTCACCTGGTCAGCAGTAAAAGTTGGTACCCTGCTGCTAGACTGGTCCGGAGTGTGGTTGGGGGAAGGAGCATTCATGTCAGGTGAGGTGTTAATGTTTGGTATGGTGGAGGTATGGGCTGTGAATGATGATGGCTGTTGTTGTGCTGGGGTGTTAAGATGCAAGACGGCTGGAGACAGAGCAGAGGACAATGGGGCAGGAGGAGAGTCGTTGTCAAACCTTAGAAAGAACTGGTTTAACTCATTCGCCCATTCATGACTGCCCTCGTttgatgttgatgttcctgaGCAGCGTTGATTGGCCTCCAGCTTAGCCCTGTACTCGTCTCTGGCCTCCTTAATCCTTATTTTGAGCTCTGCTTGTACCCTCTTTAGCTCCTATATATGGAGTATAGTGTGTTCCTCTGTGCATGTTATGTTGAATTCTGGCATTGGCtgggaaaaagaaaagaatgtttCATACACAGAGGCCAGCATGAATGTCCAGCATGAATGTCCTGCAAAGGTTGAGATTGACAATGAAGTGTGGGAAATTGAATGTCTATACTGTAATTTATACATCTAAATCTTGCATTAAGCCTTATTTCTGCCTTGTCTTATGTCTGCCTGTCTTTTTGTTTTCTCTAGTGTGATATGGTGTCGGATGTGTGCcataaagtgggtggggtgCAGCAGTGTGTTAATACAGACCCAGGATTCCACTGTAAGCCTTGTCCACCACGATACAAAGGTTCTGAGCCATATGGTATTGGAGTGGAGTCAgctaaaacagacaaacaggtCAGTTCAATAACCCTTAGCACTGTTTGCTCACAAAACCGTCTTTCATAGctattcattattaattaattcctTTTTTAAACAGGTTTGTGAACCTTACAATCCATGTAAGGACAACAGCCACAGCTGCAATAAAAATGCTGAGTGTATCTTCCTCAGCCACGTCACCGAGCCCATGTACAAGTGTGAGTGCCGTATCGGCTATGCTGGAGATGGTATTGTGTGTGGAGAGGACTTTGACCTTGACGGTTGGCCTAATCAGGATCTGGCATGTGCAGCTAATGCCACATACCACTGCAAAAAGGTAACACATTTCCCAGATTACCCATTTCCCAGGCAAACATGACCCATACATGTATGGCACTAAGCCGCAGTGTGGCCAAGACAAACCTGATTATAATAAGTCTAAATTCAGTTGTGAAAATTAGAAGGTAGTTTTAGCTTAATACATTTCAGTGACAAAATGTTGGCAATAAATGATCTAAAGCAATAAACATTTTCTTTAGGcaaaaaaaagcagaaaaaataGTGCCTCTtgaaataatacataaaataatatgtTCAGCAAGACCTTTACTTGTCCTTACAACCACATTTTAAACCAATGGGAATTAGAAAACGCAGAGTActtataaaaatattacatcATTCTTCATACTGGACAAATAATTGGCTGATTGTGTAATAATGAACCCAGGACAAAAACCAGAACCACAATCTGCAAGACATTACAAATTACTATTAAATTACTACCTAGCAAACAGTGAACAAGAAATAAACCAATCAACAAGAAAAAAGGCAGGGACCCCTGTACACTTGCATAGCTGTGTGGTGGAGTAAAAGTATGatagttttatttgtattttatgtacTTTAATTGCACCTCAAATCATGTATATTTTGCGCATGATGTTTTAAGAAGGGTTGCATTAATGGAACAGAATAATGTGATGACCCCTAGTACAGGAGcatcagaaagaaaaaaatgtgtgtataatgtttcATCTGGATCTGAGTTTGGTGTTTGGCATGGTCTTCTCTGATTTCCTTCTGCCTTTTTGAAATATGctggattaaatacatttaatagatTAAATACATTAACTACACTCAATTGTCCTTAAGTGTGGGTGAGCGTGTGATGCCCTGTACAGAACTGATGCCCTGTCCTGCATATTTTCCAGCCACGAAACCCAGGGTCAGCAGGGTtactaaataaagtaataagccactcgagaccgtgcgttactgcgattttatcacggggaaggttgttttggcatgacgcgaagcggagtgcctaaaacgtctttccccatgataaaatcatagcagtaacgcacggtctcgagtggcttatttcttttataaaacggcggtcaacataaaatataataaaatacaacaatgttcaataaataaatgtttttatttacaaaaacacttacaaaaagcattcttctgcGAAATCACGTAGTCCGTTatcagtgttgctaggcaacatgagggcgaatataacattcactttttcttttcagtggcgtattaatatggaatgatgtgaggtggtcataggtgttgcatttatcagggattttacaacggcttcgaacgcggctcagccaatcagattttaggactggaactatccgttttataataaagATTTTATAATACAGACACTATTTATATTAGAATCATTCCATTTCAGGACAACTGCCCTACCCTTCCCAATTCTGGTCAAGAAGACTATGACAATGATGGACAAGGAGATGCCTGTGATAAGGATGATGACAATGATGAGATTGTTGATGAAAGGGTAAGCATTTATCCCAGTCTGTACTAAAAAGCTCTAAAACCAACATTGAAAATATTGTTATGCAATTTCATTCAATGTTTTTGTCTTTCAGGACAACTGTCCACTAATGTACAACCCCCGACAGTATGACTATGATAAGGATGCTGTTGGTGATCGGTGTGATAACTGCCCATATGAGCCTAACCCTGCTCAGACTGACACAGACAACAACGGGGAGGGAGACGCCTGCGCTGTTGACATGGATGGAGACGGTATAAGAAAGGACCTGTATATTATCTATCACTGTATGCAGTTGACTGTGACAGTTTTATTTTCTTGATTTTCAGAAATTCTGAATGAGAAAGACAACTGTCCGCTTCTTTACAATACTGACCAGAAGGACACAGATTTGGATGGTGTTGGTGACCAGTGTGATAACTGTCCATTAATTCACAATCCACAGCAGGTCAGCATGGACACAGATGCAGTTTAGGATCTGTtaacatgtacagtatttattggGACTATATCTATGAAGACTTTAAATAATGAAACTGTTTCTGATTTCTTTAGACGGATAGAGATAATGATCTAATTGGAGACCAGTGTGATAACAATCAGGACATAGATGAGGATGGTCATCAGAACAACTTGGATAACTGTCCCTACGTTTCCAATGCTAACCAAGCAGATCATGACAATGATGGTAAAGGAGATGCCTGTGACCATGATGATGACAATGATGGAATTCCTGATGATCGGGACAACTGCAGGCTGGTGGCTAATCCAGATCAGCTGGATGAAAATGGTGAGAGCAGAATAAGACACAGCTATGCTTGAATACCTTTTAAGACAGATGTACGTTTAACTATTTTGTTAAGTGCTTAGTGATAACATGACAGGTCATGGGTTCAAACCTACAGTACCCTAGGGCAAATTCCTCATTCCCACAAAGACAGGATTAGACTTAAAATAATTTAGAATGTCAATGCCCAGCAGCCAAAGTCATTAGTCCATGTGTACTAATAtcagattaaaataaatgaatttagtTTTAGGGTTATTAATGGTAGGAATGTGTCAGTGCTGTGGCCTGCAGAGAGCAAGAGCAGGGAGGAAAGATATAAAACAGTCACCTGGGGCAATGCTGACTTGTGAAATGTGAAGATAAAGGCTCGTGAGTACACAGCAGATCATCAGGGAGCTGGAGTCACGAGGcacattttttttgttcttcagAATGTTCTGTTGGACTTCTCACACCTGTTTGTCTTTGTGCATGATCTCAATTTCAATTGTGTAGGATCCAAGTCTTTATTATTCAGGGTCTTTTAATGCTCCACATGAAGGTCATCCAAGGCCCATCTCATAAAACATGCTATATCAAAGAAACCTGATAACACAAGCGATATGAGATGCATAAATTTaactgaaaccaaaaatgcacaAGGGCTAGACCTAAAGCTTGTGTTTCGTGGCTGTCTTTATAGTAACATAAGACTTTTGGAGACACATTTACAGTTTTtgagaaaacatgttttaaatcttctttcttttattgctGGGAATTCAACACTACAATTTGTACTATAGAtttcacacactcatcacaagcTACTATGCCTCCAACCtactgttatattttttattataacagGGCTTATTAAATAATAACCATTTTTGTTTTAAGTTAATATGTTGTTAACATAATTAGCCCAACAAACAGTTTACATTTCTCATTATAACCCAAACTTAATTCTCATGGTACTACATTAACATAGTAATGATGCTGCTAATAATGTGTTTGATTTTGAGAAGAACTTTATAGAGGTCACCCTTTTTATATGTGAAAATACATTGATCTGTAAGTAACTGACATACACAGTGGTGTAGCAGGTAGTTTCAAGAACCCAGGTTTAATCCTTGCCTCTGGTTACAGACATTTTCTTTAGATAATTAATTTTTCTCACACCCCCTCTAAACATACATGTAGAAAGCTGCCTACtctacattacacacactttgTTTTGTAacagtttgttttgtgttttgttatttatatcTAGTCGTAATTGATAAGCATATTTACAGGTGATGGTCGTGGTGATGCCTGTAAGGACGACTTTGACAACGACAGCATTCCTGACATCTTCGATGTATGCCCTGAGAACAATGCCATCAGTGTCACAGATTTAAGAAAGTTTCAGATGGTGCACCTGGATCCGAAGGGAACCCTTCAGATTGACCCCCACTGGGTAGTGCGCAACCAGGGCAAAGAACTGGTACAGGCTGCTAACTCTGACCCTGGCATTGCAGTGGGTAGGCATGACAAGTTCATAACACACCAATTAATTTTACCCTTTTCTGGTATGCTTTTACTCTTACAAAATATCCTTTAATTACAGGTTATGATGAATTTAATTCCGTGGATTTCAGCGGAACCTTCTATGTAAACACTGACCGGGATGATGATTATGCAGGCTTTGTGTTTGGCTATCAGTCCAGTCGACGCTTCTATGTGGTGATGTGGAAACAGATAACACAGACTTATTGGGAGGAGAAGCCTTCTAAGGCCTTCGGTATCTCTGGTGTGTCCCTAAAAGTAGTCAACTCCACTACAGGCACAGGAGAGTTCCTGCGCAATGCCCTTTGGCACACAGGCAACACTAAGAATCAGGTGGGCATTTACACAGCACTGCATAGTAAAGTACTCCTGAATGTAAAAACTTAGATGGTTATATGGAATTATTTAGGATTTTTATGTCATTGCTAGAAAATGGCACGATTCCCTGGAACGTTTGTGAAAGTGTGTTATGTATGTGCCTTGAGTACATGCTAACATGCCCTACATAACACCAAAGACATGTATAGCTAGTAGTCAATTTATCACAGGGAGTTATTATATTGAGACTCCAATACTAGAATTTCTCTTATTTGATTTTGTTTATTACTTGCTATGTTGAATGAGGTCCTGTGTTCAAATCATGGGTGGAGGAAAAATGTCAAAGATTTCCACagttcattgtttgtttgttacttAGGTGCGAACTCTTTGGCATGATCCGAAAAACATCGGCTGGAAGGACTACACTGCTTACCGTTGGCACCTTATTCACAGACCCAAAACAGGTTTCATTAGGTACAGACTTGTCTTCTGCttaacatgtttttaaactgttaatATTCCTTAATAACCTTTtgttacattatttaaaatgttacctCAGTTGCTGTCAGTtgtataaataaagtataattTAAGTAAAAATCTAGGCAAATTatctatcttcttcttcttcttctttcggctttttccctttttcaggggtcgccacagcgagtcatcctcatgatcgctcattgatttggcacaatttttacgccggatgcccttcctgacacaaccctccctaatttatccgggcttgggaccggcactacaatgcactagtgcatctagcggctaggtatctataggacaattcagtgtttccaattaacctggtggcatgtttttggactgtgggaggaaaccggagtacccggaggaaacccacgcggacacggggagaacatgcaaactccgcacagaaaggacccggaccgccgaacctggggattgaacccaggaccttcttgttgtgaggcgacagtgctacccactaagccaccgtgctgcccaggcAAATTATCTATAATTTGGTAAAAATACTAAATTATAGTTCTTACTATTTTGTTTTGCTATAATGTGATTCCATCAGACAAATAATAGACATGTAtaattttgtttatgttaaaaTGAGATGTAATTAAGTTAGATGTCTTGTTTGAACTCTGCAGGGTTGTAGTGTACGAGGGAAAGCAGATCATGGCAGATTCTGGCCCCGTCTATGACAAGACATTCGCTGGTGGAAGACTAGGGTTGTTTGTCTTTTCTCAAGAGCTCGTCTTCTTTTCTGACCTCAAATATGAATGCAGAGGTGAGTCTCTCTAAGTCTATTTACACCTGGTTATTTAATGCACCTTATATCTGGATTGTATGTAGGGAAGTTCAGATACCATGCCAATTccattaaacaaattaactcaTTATGCAACACTAACTTTAGCTGTTTATGCAAAATacagttgtttttatttatttattaggattttaacgtcatgttttacacactttggttacattcatgacagtacaggtaattactggttacacaaggttcatcagttcacaagtgtaatgtcaaacacagtcatggacaattttgtatctccaattcacctcacttacatgtctttggactgtgggaggaaaccggagctcccggaggaaacccacgcagacatgggtagaacatgcaaactcagaccgtcccacctggggatcgaccccaggaccttgttgctgggaggagacagtgctacccactgagccaccatgccgccccagttgtttttaataatctgaaaGGCATCAACACTGGTGTTCACTGCTGTTTACAGGTGCTGTGATGTAGTACATTGGGCAATATTGAGTCTTAGTTATCATTTGCGTCTTGAGACAAATTGGAGTTAAACTTGAATAATGTTGCTAATATGGCTCTCTAGCTTTTGAATTGCTCTGAGCTATTTAATCCGGTTTTAAATGCATCTGGATTGATTTAACACCTGCATTTTTGTTAATTATTCATAAAGCAAATATTAATACTGAAAAATAAGATTTATGAAACGGGCTCTTGATAATCAAATAGAGTTCACATTTATGATGAAGTCACATTCatgaatatactgtacatttagtgCAATAGTAGAATTCCTAATAatatgttttgtcttgtttgcaGACATCTGATTTAGATATGAAGACCTCTCCGTCTGTTGACTAAGACCTAAACATCAagtcagatgtttcagattcTGAGTATGTCTTCAGTGTTACATTGATGGAATACATAGATTTAGAGAATTAAAGGACTtatgacagtgacattgataTTGAAAGTCAAAATAAGGATTAAAAGTCTATACACACCATTGTATTACTTTAAATGACTCTTAGCTTCGTTGCACACTCTCAATAATACCTAGTTATGTCCTGTCATCTTGAATATAAACCTAAGGGTTTGAAAGTTATTTTTATGTAacaatgtagtttttttttaattcatattcATAAGTCATTTTACATAATAGCTTTGCCTGGTTAGTTCTACATTTGGTTTGAGATGTATGATATTCAGAATGATAGTAATGTAACTTATTTTTCTGTTGTGCAACTTTATATCACGAGAATTTGCTTTGCCAAAGATTgtaaatacttatttatttgaatattcacaaatgaaaagtaaaagcGTTCACTTTTGTATTTAAAACGATACTGCTAGAAGTCTTTATGTTTGAGTTATAGTTCCTGCCAACTGAGATAAAGCAGTGATCTTCTTTTGTCTTAGTTACATCATTTTGGTTAATCCATGTCtacatattatattttaaagaaaagtatttCCCTTccagtttttttaaagaaaattgcaCTTGACATGAAAATAATTTTAGTGGTTTTCAGCTGAAAATCTAGACCAGTATTTAAGTAAGAGACTGGTGTCTGGCACGAGTAAAAGCTGAACTGTTACTTGTTTGGATTTGACATTAATGAGGATTTACTGTAATTATATAACATCTGTAGCATTTGGCACTTCACCCACTGTGGTGGTATTTCTGCTCCAGTGATTCAGCTGTGAATGAAAAAGATCATTCAAAAGTATGTTACAGTATTTTTCAAAATTTATAAGAATGTTATGCTTAGTAGTGTATCATTCACTTTTGCATTAGGATTACCATTCAGTTGTTTAGTGTCCAGCTGATCTATAAATTATTATAGATGTCGACAAAAATCTATACAAAATACTATTACACAAGAAAGATTTGTACTGCACCACTAAAAAAACAATAGACTAGATCAAATTTGTTaccaaataacaaatccattcaTTTTTGCTTTTTGCACTAATGCATTAATCTGTGATTCATTTTTGTTTCTGTTGTACGTCATCACACTTCAGACTGATTTTTTTGTACTTATATATGTATCTTATTTGTTGCATATGTGTTCTTTCTGCCTTAACTATTACCATATTTCATTTTGCTAGTTCATCTACACTTTGTAGCATAGTGTGAAATGTTAAGTTTTATCAcaataacatttgttttatttaatttttatctgttacacacataaatacatgatGCAAATGTGTTAATAAAGTCATATGCCCTTTTTTATAGAAttccttaatttttttattgttaacaTGAACAGTGTAACAAAATGTGCCACATACTTATTTACagtgacatacactgatcagccataacattaaaaccacctccttgtttctacactcactgtccattttataagctccacttactgcataggagcactttgtagtccactcgctgtccactctattagacactcctacctagttttacatccaccttgtagatgtaaagtcagagacgatcgctaatctattgctgctgtttaagttggtcat
This genomic interval carries:
- the thbs2b gene encoding thrombospondin-2, with the protein product MIVRGRHFWLTLLFLCASAIDPDGPLEDITVFDLFERSGITQKTIGVKLFRGPDSESPTYRFIRFDHLPSVNPKALQQILQQIQNNEGFILTATLRQDRSSRGTLLSLQGPGERRQFEVLSDGRANTLELVYWWADGSRNVISFEDVELVDSQWKNITLHVHGETATLYVGCNLIDSFILDEPFYEHLRAPGGRMFVAKGSSRDTHFRGLLQNVQFIFDTPLEDVLESHGCELINPEELNTVSESAELVDIPSSIATNVISPNTDPPTASPSEMMCERSCEELANLFQELKGLRVVVSNLIDGLQKVSEENTAMREALNKMQDPVAQSICWQDGRLFENKEDWIVDSCTKCTCQDGKVICRQITCPPVSCASPSFIDGECCPVCLPMDSEDGWSPWSDWTQCTVTCGSGTQQRGRSCDGTSSTCSGPSIQTRRCSLGKCDRRVRQNGGWSLWSPWSACSVTCGEGVITRIRHCNSPLPQRGGKDCEGEGRETQSCQAELCPIDGGWGPWSPWASCSATCGGGLKSRERECNSPTPQHGGRKCMGDSLENEVCNKQECPINGCLSNPCFAAVECNTAVDGSWGCGPCPVGYRGNGTFCEDVNECDMVSDVCHKVGGVQQCVNTDPGFHCKPCPPRYKGSEPYGIGVESAKTDKQVCEPYNPCKDNSHSCNKNAECIFLSHVTEPMYKCECRIGYAGDGIVCGEDFDLDGWPNQDLACAANATYHCKKDNCPTLPNSGQEDYDNDGQGDACDKDDDNDEIVDERDNCPLMYNPRQYDYDKDAVGDRCDNCPYEPNPAQTDTDNNGEGDACAVDMDGDEILNEKDNCPLLYNTDQKDTDLDGVGDQCDNCPLIHNPQQTDRDNDLIGDQCDNNQDIDEDGHQNNLDNCPYVSNANQADHDNDGKGDACDHDDDNDGIPDDRDNCRLVANPDQLDENGDGRGDACKDDFDNDSIPDIFDVCPENNAISVTDLRKFQMVHLDPKGTLQIDPHWVVRNQGKELVQAANSDPGIAVGYDEFNSVDFSGTFYVNTDRDDDYAGFVFGYQSSRRFYVVMWKQITQTYWEEKPSKAFGISGVSLKVVNSTTGTGEFLRNALWHTGNTKNQVRTLWHDPKNIGWKDYTAYRWHLIHRPKTGFIRVVVYEGKQIMADSGPVYDKTFAGGRLGLFVFSQELVFFSDLKYECRDI